The genomic stretch TGGTGCGGGAGCTGCCGGAGTGGGTGATCCTGCAGCACAAGGTCGTGCCTGTGGCCCGCGTGCGGCAGGAGGTCCACCTGGCCATGCTGGACCCCACGGATGTCTTGGCCATCGACACGGTGGCGCGGATGCTCGGGGGGCGGGTCCGCCCTTTCCTCACCACGGAGCGCGACTTCGACTGGGCGGTAACCAGGTACCTGGACGTGCGGCGGCGGGTCGGGGAGAGCCTTCTGGCGGTGCCCGAGGAGCCCGACAGCCCGCCCGGCGCGGCGACCGTGGTGACCGAGGCGGCCGACGCTCCGCCCGTGGTGCGGGTGCTTAACTCCATCCTGGGAGACGCGGTGCGCATTGGAGCCACGGACATCCACATCGAGCCGGATGCCGATCAGGCTCGGGTTAGGATGCGGGTGGACGGGCTCCTGCACGACAAGGCGACCCTGCCCCCGGGGGTGGCCGGCGCGGTGATCTCCCGTCTGAAGGTCCTTGCCGGCGTGGACATCGCAGAGCGTCTGCGGCCCCAGGACGGCCGCATCCTCCTGGAGATCGAGGGGCGGCAGTACGACTTGCGCCTGGCTACGGTGGGCACCGCCTACGGGGAGCGCGCCGCCGTCCGGTTGCTGAACACTCAACAGGTCCTGCTGGGCCTGGAGCGGCTCGGCCTCTTCCCCCAGCAGCAGGCTGTCCTGGAGCGTCTGCTGGCCCGACCCCACGGGATGCTCCTGGTCACCGGACCCACCGGCAGCGGCAAGACCACCACCCTCTATGCCGCCCTGCGCCACATCAACGCCCGCACCCGCAACATCATGACCATTGAGGATCCGGTGGAGTACCGCCTGCCGGGGATTACCCAGATCCCGGTGCGGGAGAAGGCGGGGGTGACCTTCGGCCTGGGACTGCGGGCCATCCTGCGGCAGGACCCCGACGTGGTCATGGTGGGGGAGATCCGCGATGCTGAAACCGCCACCATCGCCGTCCAGGCCGCCCTCACCGGCCACCTGGTACTGTCCACGCTCCACACCAGCCACGCCGCCGGTGCCCTGGTGCGCCTGCTGGACATGGGCATGGAGCCCTACCTGCTGACCTCTTCGGTCCTGGCGGTGGTGGGTCAACGGCTCCTCCGGGTTCTCTGCACTGCCTGCCGACGGCGGGGCAGGGCCAGCGCCGAGGAGGCGGAGATGCTGCGGGGCCAG from Armatimonadota bacterium encodes the following:
- a CDS encoding GspE/PulE family protein; the encoded protein is MAKTARTAGSPLQRRLLALLDDHAGDRDQVTAASLAASLAVSVAEVEAELESLVLLGNLIRTSGEDGQVRYSPAPRRRLLGHMLVDAGLISEAQLQEALAEQQQTGERLGRILVDRGYVSKQALGQMLEAQRGVPYLNLSTYPIDEKLVRELPEWVILQHKVVPVARVRQEVHLAMLDPTDVLAIDTVARMLGGRVRPFLTTERDFDWAVTRYLDVRRRVGESLLAVPEEPDSPPGAATVVTEAADAPPVVRVLNSILGDAVRIGATDIHIEPDADQARVRMRVDGLLHDKATLPPGVAGAVISRLKVLAGVDIAERLRPQDGRILLEIEGRQYDLRLATVGTAYGERAAVRLLNTQQVLLGLERLGLFPQQQAVLERLLARPHGMLLVTGPTGSGKTTTLYAALRHINARTRNIMTIEDPVEYRLPGITQIPVREKAGVTFGLGLRAILRQDPDVVMVGEIRDAETATIAVQAALTGHLVLSTLHTSHAAGALVRLLDMGMEPYLLTSSVLAVVGQRLLRVLCTACRRRGRASAEEAEMLRGQGEHPRLFRPAGCPECGDLGYKGRTGIFEIMAMTEDLRELVLQRRPASALQATAVAAGMQTLQESARRKVLEGITSTEEYRRLLLAEEG